The Luteitalea sp. DNA segment ATGAGCGATCCCCCATCGGCCACGAAGCGGCGGACCGCGTCTGCCTGCGCATCGGACATCGCCGCCACGTTGGGGAGGATGAGTACAGAGAACTGTCCGGAATCTCGCTCGATGTGATCAGCATGCAGCGGCAAGAAAGGAATGCGCGCACGAATGAGCGCCTCGGTCATGCCGCGGTAGGGCGACCACGCACGCACCATGGCGTCATCGCGGCCGTAGTAGTCGACATTGCGCTGAGACCAGACAACGCCGACGGTGGCCACCGGCTCGCGGTTCACGAGGTACTCCTGATTGGCCGCATACCAGCGGTAGACCGGCTCCACCACTTCGAACTGGCGCCGGTCTTCCTGGTAAGCGCCTACGTGGTGCCACCAGGGTTGAATGGTTCCCGCGAACCCTTCCACCATCCACATGCGGACTTCCGGGATCGGCCGCGCAGCCTTGCGCGGACCGTAGGTGGCCATGCTCTCCGGCGAGAGCTTGTCCCAGCCGAGCAGCCCATGAATCCGCTTGCCCGTCTCGCCGTTGATCTGGAACCCCCCGCCGCCGCGCGTCTGCTGGTCCAACATCACGATCTCCGCTCGGCTGCAGAGCTCTTTCATGTCGCGGAAGCGTGACGCGGAAGAGACGACGTGCCCGCTGATCATTCCGGCCCAGATGCAATCGGGGCCTCCCGCGGCTCTCGTGGTCCGGTTGTTGAGATCCCAGATCTCCAGCCGGCGCCGATAACCCCACTCGATCCACTGGCGATAGGCCGGGTCGTCCCAATCCGCCCGACGCGGAAGATCCGCGCCGCTCAGCTCGCGAAACCTGCGCTGGCAGTTGGTGCAGTAGCAGATGCTATCGCGGCCCAGGCCGCTCCAACTGTTGTCGGTGAAGCCGTCTGGCTCTTCCCACGCGATGATCTCGCGCATGACGTCGGGAATGTACTGCTCATAGTACGGGCCATTGATGCAGGTGACGTAGAGCTCCTCGGCACGATAGGGCTGGCCCTCGGCATCCACCGCGAACCAGTCTGCGTGCGCCTTGTACAACGGCTCGTGGGCGCGGTTGGAATCCATGCGAGCGAACACCACCAGGCCATCCTCGTGAGCCGCGCGCGTGAGCTCACCGTAGAGATCGCGGCCGTTGAGGAATTGCGCCTGGTGATGCAGCGGAAGCTTGCTCGGATAATAAGCAACGATTCCGCCGGCATTGATCACCACACCCTGCGTCTGTGTCCGCCTCCAGTACTCCCGCCACCACTTGATGTCGTACCGACTTGGATCCTTCTCATTGATGTTGGTCTGTCCCCAACGATACGTCTGCCGGTACCAGGGTGAATCCTCGTCTCTCTGTGTCCCCGCCGGCACGCGGCCCTCGCTGAGGTCAGCGCCGACGAGACTCACCGCAATGGGACTCACAGCGGCCCTCTTGAGAAACTCCCGCCGCGATTCACCGTGACTCATGTCTGCTTGGTCTCGCGCCTCTTGCCCCATGGACGCCCTTCCCCCCTTGATCCCCTTGATCCCTGATCCGTGATCCACCCTAGAAGCCGTACTGAAGCACGACCTGCATGGTGCGGTTACCTGTCTTGCTCGTCACCGGCCCGAAGGAGCCACTGGTCGGATTGCTGTTGGCCGAGCCGAGCGTCTGGTGATTCAGCACGTTGAACACCTCCCACCGCCCACCGGAAGTCGAGCCTGTGGGTCTGGACCAACCGTCGTTGCTGACCGCGACGCTCTGTTGGCCCGTGCCCTCGTTGGTGGCCGTAACGCTCGCCCCCGGAGTGACGAGGCCTTCACTGTCTCGAACGAAGCCCGATATCTGGCCCGTGTCGAACTGGGCT contains these protein-coding regions:
- a CDS encoding Tat pathway signal protein, with translation MSHGESRREFLKRAAVSPIAVSLVGADLSEGRVPAGTQRDEDSPWYRQTYRWGQTNINEKDPSRYDIKWWREYWRRTQTQGVVINAGGIVAYYPSKLPLHHQAQFLNGRDLYGELTRAAHEDGLVVFARMDSNRAHEPLYKAHADWFAVDAEGQPYRAEELYVTCINGPYYEQYIPDVMREIIAWEEPDGFTDNSWSGLGRDSICYCTNCQRRFRELSGADLPRRADWDDPAYRQWIEWGYRRRLEIWDLNNRTTRAAGGPDCIWAGMISGHVVSSASRFRDMKELCSRAEIVMLDQQTRGGGGFQINGETGKRIHGLLGWDKLSPESMATYGPRKAARPIPEVRMWMVEGFAGTIQPWWHHVGAYQEDRRQFEVVEPVYRWYAANQEYLVNREPVATVGVVWSQRNVDYYGRDDAMVRAWSPYRGMTEALIRARIPFLPLHADHIERDSGQFSVLILPNVAAMSDAQADAVRRFVADGGSLIATAETSLYDEQGEQRPDFALADLFSASYTGKRHGPEQLTQSDHSYLRLVPDVGQEVDGPRSGEERQRSAPRHAVLNGFEKTNILAFGGLLLDVKARADATVPVTLIPDFPVYPPETSWMRTPRTDTPALVIGTRNDARIAYLPADIDRRFDQDNAPDHGGLLANLVRWAAGDAIPLEVQGPGLIDCHLYRQPQRLILHLVNLTSAGTWRSPVHELTPVGPLSVTVKLPEGVRGEQLRLTVSGASVTPARRNGAVRFEIKTISDHEVVVVE